The window GTTGATGAAAGATCTTGAGGATCCCTTTGAACTTCTTTCTTAATGAAACTAATGCAataaaaatgtttgttttcttaTTATAATTGTTTTACATTCAAATGAAATATCTGATGTCGATGTCAACGTAAAAAATATCCGTCAATATAGTACAAGTTTGCATCAATATCTATTGTTGATAGATCCTTTAACTTTTGATACcgaaaaataagaaaacaaaaaaaaagtagaaaatggAAAGGAATAAGCTAATAGGTCAATTCAAAGTATAATTGGGAAGGACATTAGACCTTATAGCTTAGAGCTTTATAGAGAGTATTTTTTGGCAATTCCAAGTGTCTCCCACATGGTTGTTGAGCCACTCTGTTCCTTTCATTTTGAAATAGGATATGgcatatttaataatttcttCATATACATATTCGACATGTGGCCATCTACGATTCGACGGTGCCTATTCTTTTACAATATTATCCACAATTCtcaattcttaaaaaaaaaaaaaaaaaggataaattattattatagaGCAGTATCTTAAATGTAACATTCTGTCCACAAAAAATGGCAGTGTACAACATTATTAATGAACTGATAAATTCTACAAAATTTTggcatctttttcttttactatcgagcattttcaaaacaataataataataataataataataataataataataataataatgtacaTTTTCTTGTCAATTCCCAAAATGAATTGAAGTTGTAAAATGTGAAGACAGTCTATAGAATCTAAAGGCTATTACCCCTTTAGTCCCTTTATCTTCATTCTAATTCTGGCAGTtaattaaatttgtaaatgTCTGCTTTCATTCtaataaaaattttcatttagaTTTCTTATACCAATGCTACCTAAATCATTTAACAATGATCCataattactatttttttctttatacaATTTGAAGATATATTCCTTTCAAAGGTTAAAATTGTAATATTACTCGTACATTAATAAGATTGAGGACGAATAGTATTTAATTCCAAGGCACCAACAAAATGAATGAACCAATGTCaccacaacaaaaaaaaatgatgaaaatagTTCCAAGAGAATTGAAAATTGGGAAATTGATGGATTGCTTtactaacattttttttttcatctcattTTGAATTCAAAAAACCCTCTAATAACattgttttttttctatttctatttaaaccagaaaaaaaaaaggtgctaAAGATTGATTTCCATGAACAAGATTAAATTTTGACCGACTGTTGTTCCCTATCACACATttctattttcaaataaaactttCACCCAAATATTTTATAGCACAAGACAAATTGTCCCAAAAGCATTGttgattaaaaataaaaagaataccAAGAAAAGTAATTATgaaccaaaattaaaataagaaacaactcaactcaaattaaattacatcattttttttaaaagccCACTATCAATTCATAGcaagtgagagagagagagagagagagagagagagagagagagagagagagaagggggGGTTTTGAAGGGTCACCATCAGAAATTGGTTCTACCAAATCACAATGCTTAATTATTAAGCAAATTTCCAACTTCCAATTTAACTAAAcaacttattattatcattattattgtaaataatCTCTATCCATTTTTTagtctaaaaaaaaaaatcatatttttaaTGCATTTTCTTTTCACTTTCCTACATATTTTCTGAGCAGCCAAACACAATCCataactcaaaaaaaaaaaaaatctaatatttaataataataataatagagaaagaaaaaaaggcaTATTTCTCAAAAGTTGATGAAAGATGGGACCATACCTATATATTCCATTGCAAAATAAAAcctactcttttttttttctttctttcttttttcttttttttttttttgggaattTACGCTCTCATTTTGAGTctcaagaaaaataataaaaaaaaaggagtgggaaaatatcaaaacatcctttttttttttaatattctgaAGTTCTAATTTGGACTCCAAAGACTCCATAAACGAGAATTGAATAACCCTAGCACGTCCGGCCATACCTTCCGGGCCAAACCCTTATGGATGTTCGGTGGAGGCGATGGGATAACCACCAAAGCTCCCCTTGACTCCACCGCCTCCTCTTCACTCCGCGGCGCCTCTCCGCTCTTCTCCTCTACTTCCACAGCGGCACTTCCTGATGTTGCCGGAGCGGCAGAAGAACCTTCATCAATCTGCAGAGGATGAGTTTCGGGCACCGGCAAAAGCGGTGGGGAAACAATATTCAAAGACTTATCCAGAGACCGGCGGCCGATTTTGTCCTTCCTCTTCCCTTTAACGTTCTTGCTGGATTTCTCCCCCTTGGCTAATTGCTCCTCAAATGCCTCAATGGCTTGATGAATCAGCTCCCCATTTGGAGACGAGTTCCATCGGTCCCAGTAACTCATGTAACAATCAAAGCAAGTAAGAGAAGGCGGCGCGTGAACACACGCGCTACGAGAGCCGGCGCGTGGAGTATCGGATTTCTTGGAAACTCTCTTGGAAAATTTCTTTCCGGAAACGGAAGAAGATGGTGATGAGGTTTCCATGGATCTCCTCATCATGAAGGCTAAAACCTCCCGGTCATCGACAGTGAGAACAGAGACGAGAGCAAAAATCGCTACCGGAAGATAGTTCAAGACATCAAAAAAGTTCCCatcggaagaagaagaagaagaagaagaagaagaagaaggagatggATGAACTTTTcctttgttctttattttcatATTGGACACTTTTGTGGTTCTTGGACAAAAAACGCAAATGGGTATTCGTATCTGTGCTTTTTTACGTTGTAAGGTTCTTGATAATGGTGGGATTTTAGAGATGGAAACAAGAgagcgagagagagagagagaaagggtTTTTGATTTTGTTCGTTCAGATATTAATTTACTTGGAAATTAAGGCAGAAGAAGAGAGACTGAGTGAAGGGTACAATCGGAAAAAGCTCacatgtcattttttttttctcttttactttttttatacgTTTAAAAAGTACTTAATTCAACTCGCAAATAAAGTTTAGATAACGAAGTTCTTtgctttctttaattttattagcTAATGAACTTATTGGGtacaaaaataataacaacaaataaatttaatttataacttattattcctaATTCAATTCATCCTAACTTTCTTTGTTATCATACGATTTTCGTAGTCTTAAATTCACTTCTTTTTACTATAatcttacttttcatttttcaagCGAACTTATATAAGTGATCATTGCATCCACTTGATGTCGAATCTACTATACTTTAACGTATAACATTTTTtcccattttttttaataacttcTTATTAAAAACAACActcaaaatatgaaaatatactattttttattagtagaaaaatattatattataagcTTTAATACTATTTTGATTATTCTTCTACAACTTTCacttcattttatattttctaaattcaaaatttggcataatattttatttactaAATTTCTTAAAGATATAACCATTGAAGAATTTTGATTGTGTACGAAGTTTATGTTGAGAATCTAACCTAGAAATCAAAGTCGTCATACTTGGACCAAAAATAGCATTttgcaaaataaaataagaaaataatgaaagacaaggattaaaatataaatataaaattgtcgAGTCGAAAATAATATTCAAGTCTAAATCAATAGATTATATCCAACTTGATAAAGAGTTAAATTATGAATTTGGAAAATTCtcccaaaatagaaaaactaactataaataatttgtgttgttttctattttcgagaaattcaatttcaatttagataataataaaaattaaaagaaaaaacactctatattaaatttattatttttgtaattttgaaaatggagcGACATAAATCCTATTGTCagattgttttaaaaaatgaatctTATGACAGGTGGAGGAAGAAGATTggtcaaaaaaatttaaaataaagtaCAAATTTTCGGTGTGTAAAAGCAGCTTTGGGCCTTACACTCtcctttctatttttctttattataatattttgtcGTTCTTTTCCATTATTGATTGCTGCATTctttatttttacatttttcaaatctttattcattatttttgttttttcttttttggatcAATTTTTCTTGTGCAAAAAAACAAACCTAtcattctatatatatatatatatatatatatatatatatatatatatatactaaattgAAAACCAGATTATTGTAAAAAGTATGTTTATGAAATTGATTTTTGTATAATTATACTGATGTTTAATTCTATGGTTTTAAGATGGAGTAGTTTCAAATTGCTGTGTTTAGTTTTATTATTGATTTTAGTGTTACTAAATTACTTAAACCAACTCAATTATCtaataatattgttatttaGTCTATACTATATATAAGCAGAAGTGCAGTAGAGTTTACTAGTCTCATACATTGATTTATCAATAATGTAAATGTTATAAATAATTAGTTATAAGTCTATGACTAAGGCATGTCAACGTCAAGACTTATGTACGTGAAGAtactaataaaaataaaatgagacGACATTTTTCTATTATTGTCTCGGATGAGCTCGTATAGATAGATTGTTTTTCTCTCACACTCTCGATTTCTACCTAAATGGAGAAATTCTTCATACTGCTGTACAAATGAAAAAACATTTCTAtctataattaatatttgactAATTATTGGTTTAATTCTTAAACATTTTGACCTAAAAACACTTGCAAACTAAGATTATTTGACAATTTCAAAGACATGTGAAAGAGAGATTTTGAGACAAATTACTTGTCAAAGTCAAAcattttttgaagaaaaatttcttcaaaatgACTATCGTTTTCACTCCTTTTTATAATCATTTCAAATTTTAGCATTGAATTTTTCTTTATCGAGAGAACAAATTTATagtattatttctttttattattagagtcaaatcttgaaaaatagaaaatatgtAAGTAAGTACTCTAAATTTGGAggctttatttatatatatatatatatatatttatttatttatgtaagTTTGCTATAAAGggtaaataaaagaaaaccttgaattatattatcattaatgtaAAATGGACATATACAAGCATGTTGTTttgcaattttaatttttaaattgagtttaataAATCTCAGTCCGAAGTTCTTTTTTGGGTATTTTTAGATAtagcaaaaaaattaaaattatttataaaatatagtaacaTCTATTATATTCTCCATAGTTcgatttaatatttttttttattatattttgtaaattatctcattttttctaattataagaatttctatttttaaaatacttatataaacatcttttttttttagattcggCTTGATCTTTAAAATATCgaaaaatttaaagataaaaagagaatttataggtttaattttttgaaaaaaaaaaaggttcctaGAGGGACTAAAACTCAAAAGGATGGTTATTGAATATTCCAATGGTCAATTATTTGATTCAAAAATTATAGTAGTTAAAATAGACTTAAAAATTGGTAGGtttgatatattataaaattgaaGGTTAAATAAttgaatagaaaatataaaatgatGCATTAAAGAAGAATATTCtacacaataataataataatgttatatGGTGGGGGAGGGTATTCAAAACATATATATTGAATTACATGAAAAATTAGATCATTAAACTAACCACTTTACAAAGTAAGTTCAGTTATAAGTTGAATTAGAATGGATTTGATTTGACTTTAATGCTCTAACTAAACAACAAAACTAATTATGGTTGATTAATTAAAGGATGCATATGTTTGATGTTCAAATGAGGAGTATATGTTTGATGTTCAAATGAGGagtttgttgttattattatcattatttttgtttgattgACTTCAACATTTGATATTGTAAATTCAAACTATATTTACCCTATGATCGAACATTATTGAATTCTAAACTGTATTTTAGATAACCTTTTTTGAATACATGAACTTATATATACTattacaatgaattgtttgaataataaaaataagtaACTTCTCAAAATAAGTAATAATGACTAGATGACTAGAGGTATAAGTCAAACTCAAATAATCCGACAATCTAGACTAACCACCCCATATTATATGAATTGAGTTGAATTCGTTTAAAATATGAATTGGATtatgttaaattttttttatttttctcgaATAAAAATGTCTCTCAAATTaggattaaaaataaataatccaACTCAAATGTCTCTCAATGTCACTATCGACGCCCTCTTATCTATTAGCCAAGCCTTCGCTCTCTTATCTCGTAAGCTGGGCTCAGCTGCTGACTTCTCAGTATATACCTAAAATCGAATAAATTAAAAACATCTCGGTACTACTCAAGCTCTGGTCAATTACCCCTAACCATGATCtttcaatcaaaatattttttctccacttattttttaaaagattgtgACCACTATTTTTCTTCCTACTTTGATGGGATGATTATAAGAGAATTCTATATTTGTATGAACTAGTTTTAGGTGGGTTTTGTATTAAAGCATGCAACATGCATCACATAGATGATTGCATAAGAGTAACATATTTTATATCCTCAAACATATTATGCAAACATCTTTCCTAAACAAactcaaaaaaagaaaatccaagttaataaaataacataaaacaTCCATGCTTTCAAAATAAGTTACATATACagagagcaaaaaaaaaaaaagagtgaaaaataaatatagatAATGGTTAAGAGAAGTTTGCTTTGTTGGAAGAATACCCCAAAACCTcgaaatttttgaaaaatatcatcttcttcttagcttcaaattttcaaataattaatagaGAGAAGTGTTACGAAACAGAGTTATAGCGCGTGAGGCTACAAAAAGGGGGGGAGCGGGTGAGGAAGAAATTACGTTGTGGGCTCCACTGCTTTGTTCCTAATTTAAtattgtttttactttttatattaTAGGAAAGTGAGTGCAGGACAAAGGGGTCGTACGTACTACTTCTACTACTACTCCAATAAAAAGGGCATAACAGTCTTTCTCCCTCTCTTTCCCGATAAGAACAACCGACCAAAATCACCACAACACGTGTCACCGTATAATTaatttatcttcttttctttccttttctttttttaaatagttaaaGACTACATACTTGAGCcatttttttttagtacaactaTATGTACCAAATCACAAGCTATAGGTGAGAGCAAGTGTTGTAAGTGAAAACCCAACAACAAATGCAAGAAAAACCAACTACTAGACTTCATACCATCACCAATGATATATAACCCGACCAACCTAAGTTGTAATGCGGATAGCACAAAGTGTAGGGTAGTGAGTCGAAGTCAACAGTTAcctatttttataataaattataGGACAGAAGCacccaaaaaagaaagaaaaacacatAGTCTAAGATAATATAAAAGGAAGGGAGGAGTTTTGATCTTGTAGGAAAGAAAGActagaaaagagaaaaatgaatCAATCGGATTTCTTATCGGAGGGCTGAGATTTAGCAGCAGCAGTAGCTGAAGAAAGCTTGTCTTCTTGAAATTTGGCATGAGTTTCATCACTTCTCTCCTTAAAATATTTTTCGAATGCCCTTGGAAGGAATCTTGGGATCAAAAATCCAAATAAATTTATGCAGAAATACGCAAAATTAGCCACCGCTAATGTTCTTCCAAACCAAAACCATCCTATGTCCTGCGATTTTAACCCAAACACCCACATACAAGAACATGTCATAAAGACAGTACAGTCAGTAATAAATTAGATCATGCAAAATTGAGGAATCAATACATAAAATACTTACTTTGATTGGTGCATTCGCCGGTAGGGCTTTGTTTAGCCAAACATCTTTCGTCCAATCCATGATCACAAAAATCCTCCTGACCGTATAAAGTAGCGGTACCAATGCTCTCACCGGTGGTGAAAACAACGACAACCCACTTATCACATTCTCAGTTAGAATCTGAAACGACAACAAGAACAAATGCGGTGTTGCCGATCGTACTGCATGCTCGTCGCCTCTAGCAAATCCACCCAACACATAGGCCAATGGCAAGAACAATCCTACCGTCGTTCCCACCACCACATACATTCTAAACAACGTGCTCCCCTGTGACAAAAACACTGTTTAATAACCCATCAAATTATATTAAAACGTctctactattattat is drawn from Cucumis melo cultivar AY chromosome 11, USDA_Cmelo_AY_1.0, whole genome shotgun sequence and contains these coding sequences:
- the LOC103499074 gene encoding uncharacterized protein LOC103499074, translating into MKIKNKGKVHPSPSSSSSSSSSSSDGNFFDVLNYLPVAIFALVSVLTVDDREVLAFMMRRSMETSSPSSSVSGKKFSKRVSKKSDTPRAGSRSACVHAPPSLTCFDCYMSYWDRWNSSPNGELIHQAIEAFEEQLAKGEKSSKNVKGKRKDKIGRRSLDKSLNIVSPPLLPVPETHPLQIDEGSSAAPATSGSAAVEVEEKSGEAPRSEEEAVESRGALVVIPSPPPNIHKGLARKVWPDVLGLFNSRLWSLWSPN
- the LOC103498861 gene encoding uncharacterized protein LOC103498861, which codes for MSGVSLAVGPRTESNDAAELKRAQQLKPPLRRQHQQEQNSVVGGVMGSLRVIELQLVAFIMVFSASGLVPFLDLVFPAFTSAYLLLLARFAFPSHGHTSTGSPEIFQGSTLFRMYVVVGTTVGLFLPLAYVLGGFARGDEHAVRSATPHLFLLSFQILTENVISGLSLFSPPVRALVPLLYTVRRIFVIMDWTKDVWLNKALPANAPIKDIGWFWFGRTLAVANFAYFCINLFGFLIPRFLPRAFEKYFKERSDETHAKFQEDKLSSATAAAKSQPSDKKSD